One genomic segment of Marinitoga piezophila KA3 includes these proteins:
- the fsa gene encoding fructose-6-phosphate aldolase, with protein MKIFLDTANIEQIKIAKDWGIIDGVTTNPTLVAKEGNIDFETRVKEICDVVQGPVSAEVVSMDYENMVKEARELAKISEHVVIKIPMTKDGIKAVKTLSSEGIKTNVTLVFSPLQALLAAKAGATYVSPFIGRVDDIGNQGLELIEEILQIFYNYGFETEVIAASVRHPYHVVEVAKMGCDVATIPFSVLEKLFMHPLTDRGIERFSKDWEEYLKLKNK; from the coding sequence ATGAAGATTTTTCTGGATACTGCAAATATTGAACAGATTAAAATAGCAAAGGATTGGGGCATTATTGATGGAGTAACCACAAATCCAACACTTGTTGCAAAAGAAGGAAATATTGATTTTGAAACAAGAGTAAAGGAAATTTGTGATGTTGTTCAGGGACCGGTAAGTGCTGAGGTTGTATCAATGGACTATGAAAATATGGTAAAAGAAGCAAGGGAATTAGCTAAAATAAGTGAACATGTTGTTATAAAAATTCCCATGACAAAAGATGGAATAAAAGCTGTAAAAACTCTCTCTTCCGAAGGAATAAAGACAAATGTTACTCTTGTCTTTAGTCCTTTACAGGCTCTATTAGCCGCAAAAGCCGGTGCTACATATGTAAGTCCGTTTATAGGTAGAGTTGATGATATTGGAAACCAGGGACTTGAATTAATAGAAGAAATTTTACAGATTTTCTATAATTATGGCTTTGAAACTGAAGTTATTGCCGCAAGTGTAAGACACCCATATCATGTTGTTGAAGTTGCAAAGATGGGATGCGATGTTGCTACAATACCATTTAGTGTTTTAGAAAAACTTTTTATGCATCCATTAACAGATAGAGGTATAGAAAGATTTTCAAAAGACTGGGAAGAATATTTAAAATTAAAAAACAAATAA
- a CDS encoding Rne/Rng family ribonuclease — translation MKKTLVFSNHSDEMRVALLENEKLMEIFFEDLEVGKLTGKIFYGRIENVVPALESFFVNIGAKKNGFLRFKDTTIDPDTLRRGSFIIVQVKKDGDVRKGPQLTMHINIPGKYMVYMPFGENSIGISKKIMSLSEKDRLREIGEMLIENEEEGIIFRTNSENVDFESLKEEFFQLKEIWENIKEKAKNSNKPALLYEDENFVDYILRERFDHSVNEIITDDKELFKRFNKEIKEINENVKIRKVDIDAFSWTNVYEQMDDMFARKIELPGGGVITIDKTEALTVFDIDSAGNVLGENVEDTSYKTNLEATVEIARQLRLRNIAGIILIDFIDMKDAKHKEEIINLFREESKKDKAKISISGFTKLGLLELSRKRTTPSIDALLFTQCPICQGTGKIASPRIVFRRVIKELEESLEDLKRGHNIKEVYTSVYHNLSGYFTKEKKKEIEEKFDVKLDLDFNWPDPNSYNIRYRK, via the coding sequence ATGAAAAAGACTCTTGTATTTAGCAATCATTCAGACGAAATGCGCGTAGCACTACTTGAAAATGAAAAATTAATGGAAATCTTTTTTGAAGATCTGGAAGTTGGAAAATTAACAGGAAAAATATTTTACGGAAGAATAGAAAATGTTGTTCCGGCTCTTGAATCCTTTTTTGTAAATATTGGAGCGAAAAAAAACGGTTTTCTGCGATTTAAAGATACAACTATAGATCCTGATACATTAAGAAGAGGATCATTTATAATTGTGCAGGTAAAAAAAGATGGCGATGTCAGAAAAGGGCCACAGCTTACCATGCACATTAATATTCCCGGAAAGTATATGGTATATATGCCATTTGGCGAAAATAGCATAGGAATTTCAAAAAAAATTATGTCATTATCCGAAAAAGATAGACTGAGGGAAATTGGGGAAATGTTAATAGAAAACGAAGAAGAAGGTATAATCTTTAGAACGAACAGCGAAAATGTTGATTTTGAAAGTTTAAAAGAAGAATTTTTTCAATTAAAGGAAATCTGGGAGAATATAAAGGAAAAAGCTAAAAATTCAAATAAACCGGCACTTTTATATGAAGACGAAAATTTTGTTGATTATATATTAAGGGAACGATTTGATCATTCGGTAAATGAGATTATAACAGATGATAAAGAGCTTTTTAAGAGATTTAATAAAGAGATAAAGGAAATAAATGAAAATGTGAAAATAAGAAAAGTCGATATAGATGCATTTTCATGGACTAATGTATATGAACAGATGGACGATATGTTTGCAAGGAAAATAGAACTTCCAGGTGGAGGGGTTATAACAATAGATAAAACAGAGGCGCTTACTGTTTTTGATATAGATTCTGCAGGTAATGTGCTTGGAGAAAATGTTGAAGACACTTCATACAAAACAAATTTAGAAGCAACTGTTGAAATTGCAAGACAATTAAGGCTGAGAAATATAGCGGGAATTATATTAATAGATTTTATAGATATGAAAGATGCAAAACATAAAGAAGAAATAATAAATCTTTTTAGAGAAGAATCAAAAAAAGATAAAGCGAAAATATCAATTTCTGGATTTACAAAATTAGGGTTATTGGAATTATCAAGAAAAAGAACAACTCCTTCAATTGATGCTTTGTTATTTACACAATGTCCAATTTGTCAGGGGACAGGAAAAATAGCATCGCCAAGGATTGTTTTTAGAAGGGTTATAAAAGAGTTAGAAGAATCTTTGGAGGACTTAAAGAGAGGGCATAATATTAAAGAAGTATATACAAGTGTATATCATAATCTTTCAGGTTATTTCACCAAAGAGAAGAAAAAAGAAATAGAAGAAAAATTTGATGTAAAATTAGATCTTGATTTCAATTGGCCCGATCCTAATTCATATAATATAAGATATAGAAAGTAA
- a CDS encoding alpha/beta hydrolase, which translates to MFFDNIPENSHILYENSQPLFLEGGKTAVLIIHGYTGTPHEMYYLAHRLNEEGFTVYVPRLPGHGTNFEDFLSTSWKDWLRRVTDAYIELNSKYEKVYITGLSMGGVLTLILASKFNPEKIALAAPAIEASDWRLKFTPVLKFFTKKIKRKKVEHFEEEGLNKIAKEYWSYDCPPKAADLYFLQKMAKRRLMSVKSDTLIIVSKKDKAVPMSVASTIKNKISSKVIETVVLEESPHVVTNDIEKEKVADEIIKFFKK; encoded by the coding sequence ATGTTTTTTGATAATATTCCAGAAAATTCCCATATACTTTATGAAAATTCTCAACCTTTGTTTTTAGAAGGTGGAAAAACTGCTGTTTTAATTATACACGGATATACTGGCACTCCACATGAAATGTATTATCTTGCTCATAGACTAAATGAGGAAGGATTTACTGTATATGTACCAAGATTACCAGGCCACGGAACAAATTTTGAAGATTTTTTAAGTACTTCATGGAAAGACTGGTTAAGAAGGGTTACTGATGCATATATCGAATTGAATTCAAAGTATGAAAAGGTTTACATCACCGGACTTTCTATGGGAGGAGTATTAACATTAATACTTGCATCTAAATTTAATCCTGAAAAGATTGCACTTGCAGCACCTGCCATAGAAGCGAGCGATTGGAGATTAAAATTCACCCCCGTATTAAAATTCTTTACAAAAAAAATAAAAAGAAAAAAGGTTGAGCATTTTGAAGAAGAAGGATTAAATAAAATTGCTAAAGAATATTGGAGCTATGATTGTCCTCCAAAAGCTGCTGATTTATATTTCTTACAAAAAATGGCAAAGCGTAGGCTTATGAGTGTAAAAAGCGATACATTAATTATTGTTTCAAAAAAGGATAAAGCTGTACCAATGAGTGTAGCCAGTACTATAAAAAATAAAATCTCTTCAAAGGTTATAGAAACAGTGGTATTAGAAGAAAGTCCTCATGTTGTTACTAATGATATTGAAAAGGAAAAGGTTGCTGATGAAATTATAAAGTTCTTCAAAAAATAA
- a CDS encoding flagellin: MRIYHNIEALNTWRTMSNVKADMSKSLEKLSSGLRINRAADDAAGLAISEKMRNQIKGLDTAIRNAQDAISMIQTAEGGLDEVHSILKRMRELAVQASTDTNTDADRVQLQNEFTELRDEINRIAKTTQFNTKNLLDGSLRGTRNADAKIVNPGSAHFAVGAYSSGITADANFVMEVGQFTGNADSELEVRIWRVDSNGKTMVTTKTVTAGSANVTVAGGTANVQITWDTTQIARIEDYGGTLATGTKVDGGAVAVYGKVSSDVDPLNYHIGANEGQTITIGFESMKADDIGITTQIKIDSQKDAEFAISAIDASIYKVSAFRAKLGAAQNRLEHTIKNLGVASENLTAAESRIRDADVAKVMAEYTRQQILLQSGTAMLSQANQLPQQALQLLR, from the coding sequence ATGAGAATTTATCACAACATTGAGGCTTTAAACACATGGAGGACTATGAGTAATGTAAAAGCTGACATGAGTAAATCATTGGAAAAGTTATCATCTGGTTTAAGAATCAACAGAGCAGCAGATGATGCAGCAGGATTGGCAATCTCTGAAAAGATGAGAAACCAGATAAAGGGTTTAGATACAGCAATTAGAAACGCACAGGATGCCATTTCAATGATTCAAACAGCAGAAGGTGGATTGGACGAAGTTCATTCAATTCTTAAGAGAATGAGAGAACTAGCAGTACAGGCATCAACAGATACAAACACAGATGCAGATAGGGTACAGCTACAGAATGAATTTACAGAATTAAGAGACGAAATCAATAGAATAGCAAAAACAACACAGTTCAACACAAAGAATTTATTAGATGGATCATTAAGAGGAACAAGAAATGCAGATGCAAAGATAGTAAATCCAGGTTCAGCACATTTTGCAGTAGGGGCATATTCTTCAGGAATTACAGCAGATGCTAATTTTGTAATGGAAGTTGGACAATTTACTGGTAATGCAGATTCTGAATTAGAAGTGAGAATTTGGAGAGTAGATTCAAACGGTAAAACAATGGTTACTACAAAAACAGTTACTGCTGGTTCTGCAAACGTAACAGTTGCCGGTGGAACAGCTAACGTTCAGATTACCTGGGATACAACCCAGATTGCAAGAATTGAGGATTATGGTGGAACATTAGCAACAGGAACAAAGGTAGATGGTGGAGCAGTTGCTGTATACGGTAAGGTTTCCTCAGATGTAGATCCGTTAAATTACCATATAGGTGCAAATGAAGGTCAAACAATAACAATTGGATTTGAAAGTATGAAAGCTGATGATATAGGAATTACAACTCAAATAAAGATTGATTCACAAAAAGATGCAGAATTTGCAATAAGTGCTATAGATGCTTCAATATATAAAGTATCAGCATTCAGGGCAAAACTTGGTGCAGCTCAAAACAGACTTGAACATACAATTAAGAACTTAGGAGTAGCATCAGAAAACTTAACAGCAGCAGAATCACGTATCAGAGACGCAGATGTTGCAAAGGTAATGGCAGAGTACACAAGGCAGCAGATCTTGTTGCAGAGTGGAACAGCAATGTTATCACAGGCAAATCAATTACCACAACAGGCTTTACAATTATTGAGATAA
- a CDS encoding flagellin produces MRIYHNMEALNAWRTLSNVKTNMGKSLEKLSSGLRINRAADDAAGLAISEKMRNQIKGLDTAVRNAQDAISMIQTAEGGLDEVHSILKRMRELAVQASTDTNTDADRVQLQNEFTELRDEINRIAKTTQFNTKNLLDGSLKATRNADAKIVNPGSAHFAVGAYSSGITADANFVMEVGQFTGNADSELEVRIWRVDSNGKTMVTTKTVTAGSANVTVAGGTANVQITWDTTQIARIEDYGGTLATGTKVDGGAVAVYGKVSSDVDPLNYHIGANEGQTITIGFESMKADDIGITTQIKIDSQKDAEFAISAIDAAVYKVSAFRAKLGAAQNRLEHTIKNLGVASENLTAAESRIRDADVAKVMADYTRQQILLQSGTAMLSQANQLPQQALQLLR; encoded by the coding sequence ATGAGAATTTATCACAACATGGAGGCATTAAACGCCTGGAGAACATTGAGTAATGTAAAGACAAACATGGGAAAATCATTGGAAAAGCTATCATCTGGTTTAAGAATTAACAGAGCAGCAGATGATGCAGCAGGATTGGCAATCTCTGAAAAGATGAGAAACCAGATAAAAGGTTTAGACACAGCAGTAAGAAATGCACAGGATGCTATCTCAATGATCCAAACAGCAGAAGGTGGATTGGACGAAGTTCATTCAATTCTTAAGAGAATGAGAGAACTAGCAGTACAGGCATCAACAGATACAAACACAGATGCAGATAGGGTACAGCTACAGAATGAATTTACAGAATTAAGAGACGAAATTAACAGAATAGCAAAAACAACACAGTTTAACACAAAGAATTTATTAGATGGTTCATTAAAGGCAACAAGAAATGCAGATGCAAAGATAGTAAATCCAGGTTCAGCACATTTTGCAGTAGGGGCATATTCTTCAGGAATTACAGCAGATGCTAATTTTGTAATGGAAGTTGGACAATTTACTGGTAATGCAGATTCTGAATTAGAAGTAAGAATTTGGAGAGTAGATTCAAACGGTAAAACAATGGTTACTACAAAAACAGTTACTGCTGGTTCTGCAAACGTAACAGTTGCCGGTGGAACAGCTAACGTTCAGATTACCTGGGATACAACCCAGATTGCAAGAATTGAGGATTATGGTGGAACATTAGCAACAGGAACAAAGGTAGATGGTGGAGCAGTTGCTGTATACGGTAAGGTTTCCTCAGATGTAGATCCGTTAAATTACCATATAGGTGCAAATGAAGGTCAAACAATAACAATTGGATTTGAAAGTATGAAAGCAGATGATATAGGAATTACAACTCAAATAAAGATTGATTCACAAAAAGATGCAGAATTTGCAATAAGTGCTATAGATGCTGCAGTATATAAAGTATCGGCATTCAGGGCAAAACTTGGTGCAGCTCAAAACAGACTTGAACATACAATTAAGAACTTAGGAGTAGCATCAGAAAACTTAACAGCAGCAGAATCACGTATCAGAGACGCAGATGTTGCAAAGGTAATGGCAGATTATACAAGACAGCAGATCTTGTTACAGAGTGGAACAGCAATGTTATCACAGGCAAATCAGTTACCACAACAGGCTTTACAATTATTGAGATAA
- the secF gene encoding protein translocase subunit SecF: MIDFVGKRKLFITLSLLLILASLIFVFTKGFNLGVDFAGGTEFVISADKELKIDEIRNVLTDINSNYATAKIVKLKNLNVENASLFQYSIVLKESLSGSTALKENLIKTMKNSFKEKGITIDFLEFNDVSGYAAEEIKSYAWYAVIISLVLLLAYITLRFKFSFGVGAIIALAHDIIITLGFYSLFGIEINVAAIAAFLTLAGYSLNDTIVVYDKIRENMKKLRGKKDIEEIVNISINEVIVRSLNTSITTFLVVLPILLWGGKAIAPFAFGLAIGVIVGTYSSLYIASPIVINWIKKSKVY, encoded by the coding sequence ATGATTGATTTCGTTGGAAAAAGAAAACTATTTATAACGCTCTCTCTATTATTAATATTGGCAAGTTTAATTTTTGTATTTACAAAAGGTTTTAATCTCGGTGTTGATTTTGCCGGTGGAACAGAATTTGTTATTTCAGCTGACAAAGAATTAAAAATAGATGAAATAAGAAATGTATTAACAGATATAAATTCTAACTATGCAACAGCAAAGATAGTAAAACTCAAAAACCTAAATGTTGAAAATGCAAGTTTATTTCAATATTCAATTGTTTTAAAAGAATCATTATCAGGTTCCACAGCATTAAAGGAAAACTTAATAAAAACAATGAAAAATTCATTTAAAGAAAAAGGCATAACAATAGATTTTCTTGAATTCAACGATGTTTCAGGTTATGCTGCAGAAGAAATTAAGTCATATGCATGGTATGCTGTTATTATTTCTTTAGTATTATTATTGGCTTACATCACATTAAGATTTAAATTCTCATTTGGTGTAGGTGCTATTATTGCTCTTGCACATGATATAATAATTACTCTTGGTTTTTATTCATTATTCGGCATTGAAATTAATGTAGCAGCCATTGCAGCATTCCTAACACTTGCAGGTTATTCATTAAACGATACTATTGTTGTATATGATAAAATCAGAGAAAATATGAAGAAATTAAGAGGTAAAAAAGATATAGAAGAAATAGTTAATATTAGTATAAACGAAGTTATTGTTAGATCATTAAATACATCTATTACAACATTCCTTGTTGTATTGCCAATTCTTCTCTGGGGCGGAAAGGCAATTGCTCCATTTGCATTTGGTCTTGCAATAGGTGTTATAGTTGGTACATATTCATCACTTTACATTGCAAGTCCTATTGTTATTAACTGGATCAAAAAATCAAAGGTATATTGA
- the secD gene encoding protein translocase subunit SecD translates to MKAHKVRVTVSVLVFVAALLMFFWPTGTNNSEEGILKYFSNIKLGLDIKGGSMLEYDMKLDEGTDPNEIIDNVILVLRKRLDAAGYTEAVVSKVVSGNKIRVRVEIPGITDIETAEKLIGSRGKLYFAEVIDVQTSDAKPEIRRNRYVTINGKDEPLYDYVRDMYDETTWYKVQKIFTFGKEPFEFTGTDVVDANADINTREKGFLVNLKFSSQGSKKFELITGNLVGKRLAIILDNRVIIAPVVNQKITSSSAVIEGIQTIDEARNVAALIKAGNLPVDLVKFQERTTGPTLGKDVVETIVKAGLLGLAVVMVYMIVFYGWMGVVADIALIFNSVLLLGVLAGTHAILTLPGLAGIILTFGTTVDGNVIIYERIKEELRHGRPPLTAVRFGFDKAFWTLFDANLTTVLAGVVLYYFATGTVRGFAITLIIGVLGSMFTNLVVSRSILETTSHLINVKKYQKTAVKEGN, encoded by the coding sequence TTGAAAGCACACAAAGTTAGAGTAACCGTTTCAGTACTTGTTTTTGTAGCAGCTTTATTGATGTTTTTCTGGCCAACAGGCACTAACAACAGCGAAGAAGGTATTTTAAAGTATTTTTCAAATATCAAGCTCGGGCTTGATATTAAAGGCGGAAGTATGCTTGAATATGATATGAAGCTGGATGAAGGAACAGATCCTAACGAAATTATTGACAACGTTATCCTCGTATTAAGAAAAAGATTGGATGCAGCTGGATATACAGAAGCAGTTGTTTCAAAAGTTGTTAGTGGAAACAAAATAAGGGTTAGGGTGGAAATCCCCGGTATTACAGACATAGAAACAGCAGAAAAATTAATTGGTAGTAGAGGTAAATTATATTTTGCCGAAGTTATTGATGTTCAAACCTCAGATGCAAAACCTGAAATTAGAAGAAATAGATATGTAACCATAAATGGAAAAGATGAACCTTTATATGATTATGTAAGAGATATGTATGATGAAACAACATGGTATAAAGTACAGAAGATATTTACATTTGGTAAAGAACCATTTGAATTTACAGGAACAGATGTTGTTGATGCAAATGCAGATATCAACACAAGAGAAAAAGGTTTTCTTGTTAACTTAAAATTCAGTTCACAGGGAAGCAAAAAATTCGAATTAATTACAGGTAATCTCGTAGGAAAAAGATTGGCTATTATTCTTGATAACAGAGTTATAATTGCTCCAGTTGTTAACCAGAAAATAACAAGCAGTTCTGCTGTTATTGAAGGAATTCAGACTATTGACGAAGCAAGAAATGTTGCTGCTTTAATTAAAGCTGGAAATCTTCCTGTAGATCTTGTTAAATTCCAGGAAAGAACAACTGGACCAACATTGGGTAAAGATGTTGTTGAAACAATAGTAAAAGCAGGTTTATTAGGACTTGCAGTTGTTATGGTTTATATGATTGTATTCTATGGTTGGATGGGTGTAGTTGCAGATATTGCTTTAATATTCAACTCTGTATTATTACTCGGTGTTTTAGCCGGAACACACGCAATTCTTACATTACCTGGTCTTGCTGGTATTATCTTAACTTTTGGTACAACAGTTGATGGTAATGTTATTATTTATGAAAGAATTAAAGAAGAATTAAGACACGGAAGACCTCCTCTAACAGCCGTTAGATTTGGTTTTGATAAGGCTTTCTGGACATTATTTGATGCTAACTTAACCACAGTATTAGCCGGTGTTGTATTATACTACTTTGCAACTGGTACAGTAAGAGGATTTGCTATTACTTTAATTATTGGTGTTCTTGGTAGTATGTTTACAAACCTCGTTGTATCAAGGTCTATTCTTGAAACAACAAGTCATCTAATCAACGTGAAGAAGTACCAGAAAACGGCTGTAAAGGAGGGAAACTAA
- the yajC gene encoding preprotein translocase subunit YajC: MNFNSIKEILLFGPPEAAAAPQTATTAQTGSIWGLLFPLLLMFGLMYFLIIMPQKKQEKKHKEMISKLKKDDKILTQSGIIGKIVNINNDFIRIRTADRTELDITKNSVVAVLSKSNKEDNKENSKK; the protein is encoded by the coding sequence ATGAATTTTAATAGCATAAAAGAAATTTTATTATTTGGTCCACCAGAAGCAGCTGCGGCTCCACAAACCGCAACAACAGCGCAAACAGGAAGTATTTGGGGGTTACTATTCCCATTATTACTTATGTTTGGTTTAATGTATTTCTTAATTATAATGCCACAGAAAAAACAGGAAAAGAAACACAAAGAAATGATCTCAAAGTTAAAAAAGGATGATAAAATCCTTACACAATCAGGTATCATTGGTAAAATTGTAAACATAAACAACGATTTCATAAGAATTAGAACTGCAGATAGAACAGAACTTGATATTACAAAAAATTCTGTAGTAGCAGTTTTATCAAAATCCAACAAAGAAGATAATAAAGAAAACAGCAAAAAATAG
- the murI gene encoding glutamate racemase, whose protein sequence is MKIGFFDSGIGGLTVLKKVVGNFGGHQYFYFGDTLNVPYGSKPVNKIISVLEELFEFYDSNNLDIVIAACNTSDSLITRGYMNMNKYNFKYISILKNAVRSIKKNDEVLLLATENTINTGTYRELILSKDVKKLKEIPCPLFVPLIEEGIWHGPIAESIVNFYLKNQKKFSKILLGCTHYPILEKHIKKAVIGEIIDPADYIVDYVRNDIPYFNDIPQITFYVSGYINKFKYNVERILGKNNYKISYIHKVFGEMGVKI, encoded by the coding sequence ATGAAAATAGGTTTTTTTGATTCTGGAATAGGCGGATTAACCGTATTAAAAAAGGTGGTCGGGAATTTTGGAGGCCACCAGTATTTTTATTTTGGAGATACATTAAATGTTCCTTATGGTTCAAAACCTGTAAATAAAATAATATCTGTATTAGAGGAGTTGTTTGAATTCTACGATTCAAACAACCTGGATATTGTTATTGCTGCATGTAATACATCGGATTCTTTAATCACTCGTGGATATATGAATATGAATAAATATAATTTTAAGTATATTAGCATATTAAAAAATGCAGTAAGGTCAATTAAAAAAAATGATGAAGTTTTATTGCTGGCAACTGAAAATACTATTAATACGGGAACATATAGAGAATTAATATTGTCAAAAGATGTAAAAAAGCTTAAAGAGATTCCATGTCCTTTATTTGTACCATTAATAGAAGAAGGGATCTGGCATGGACCCATAGCAGAGTCTATAGTAAATTTTTATTTGAAAAATCAAAAAAAATTTAGTAAAATTTTGTTAGGATGTACCCATTATCCAATATTGGAAAAACACATAAAAAAAGCAGTAATAGGAGAAATAATTGACCCAGCTGATTATATAGTTGATTATGTAAGAAATGATATTCCGTATTTTAATGATATACCGCAAATTACTTTTTATGTTTCGGGATATATTAATAAATTTAAATACAATGTTGAAAGAATTTTAGGGAAGAATAATTATAAAATTTCATATATTCATAAAGTTTTTGGGGAGATGGGGGTGAAAATATGA
- the rapZ gene encoding RNase adapter RapZ, producing the protein MKQRNVLLITGLSGAGKTTILKILEDIKFYTVDNVPPHLIEEFMNMILGSTDIENIAFVSDIRWNAPDELKKAVLKLQKKKNKNIDFRVIFLDSSPETIKIRFKKSRRKHPLQDLQPSLEKAIEKEIELMTPIKEISDIIIDTTNLEPKDFREKVLELIEQKKQKYSTAVKIISFGFKYGVPNDLDYLFDVRFLSNPYYIKELYVLTGKDKEIQEFLEHFPETNETFEKIFDFISKVQEWYSSTGRVSINVGIACTGGKHRSVYIAERLYSALIKKGVKASIEHRDINR; encoded by the coding sequence ATGAAACAGAGAAATGTATTGTTGATTACCGGTTTGTCCGGGGCAGGCAAAACAACTATTTTAAAGATACTTGAAGATATAAAATTCTATACAGTTGATAATGTTCCACCACATCTAATTGAAGAATTTATGAACATGATTTTGGGAAGTACCGATATAGAAAATATAGCTTTTGTTAGTGATATTCGCTGGAATGCACCTGATGAATTGAAAAAAGCAGTATTAAAGCTTCAAAAGAAAAAAAATAAAAATATAGATTTCAGGGTAATTTTTCTTGATTCATCACCTGAAACAATAAAAATAAGATTTAAAAAATCAAGAAGGAAGCATCCTTTGCAGGATTTACAACCATCACTTGAAAAAGCAATAGAAAAAGAAATTGAATTAATGACACCAATAAAGGAAATTTCTGATATTATTATAGATACTACCAATCTTGAACCCAAAGATTTTAGAGAAAAGGTTCTTGAATTAATAGAGCAAAAGAAACAGAAATATTCCACAGCTGTAAAGATAATAAGTTTTGGTTTTAAATATGGAGTTCCAAATGATCTGGATTATTTATTTGATGTTAGATTTTTATCGAATCCGTATTATATAAAAGAATTGTATGTTTTAACCGGGAAGGATAAGGAAATACAGGAGTTTCTGGAACATTTCCCAGAAACCAATGAAACTTTTGAAAAAATATTTGATTTTATTTCAAAGGTTCAGGAATGGTATTCTTCAACTGGACGTGTTTCAATTAATGTTGGAATAGCATGTACAGGTGGAAAACATCGTTCTGTATATATTGCAGAAAGATTATACTCAGCATTAATTAAAAAAGGTGTAAAAGCTTCTATTGAACATAGAGATATTAATAGGTGA
- the whiA gene encoding DNA-binding protein WhiA, which yields MELIMSKIEYPEVELYGFIKGKGSFVIEENNRYLKISISSMNTLKRLYKISKEIFGEWITTYIKNEKRLHIGRMGELIFNLMHAKMIFEEKGIDLFSDKVPEYISDDPYIFGIFLKGLFLSCGSVSITKNYHLEFYSDFSEEFAQIIIENLQNLIGIKANYITKNNKIKIYVKSSKDILNTLELLGAHKSVEKISNTIKVRELKSNVSRTFNFISANATKTAESASKQIEDIEIIAEKMGLENLPDDLREIALYRLDNESESLSEMAESLNISKSTLYYKMKKISKIASKIKRGEIE from the coding sequence ATGGAATTGATAATGTCGAAAATAGAATATCCTGAAGTTGAATTATATGGATTTATAAAAGGAAAAGGAAGTTTTGTTATTGAGGAAAATAACAGATATTTAAAAATATCAATTTCTTCAATGAATACTTTAAAAAGATTATATAAAATTTCCAAAGAAATATTTGGTGAATGGATAACAACTTATATAAAGAATGAAAAACGCTTACATATTGGACGAATGGGGGAATTGATTTTTAATTTGATGCATGCTAAAATGATTTTTGAAGAAAAGGGGATAGATTTATTTTCAGATAAAGTGCCTGAATATATATCAGATGATCCATATATTTTTGGTATATTTTTAAAGGGATTATTTTTAAGTTGTGGTTCGGTTTCCATTACAAAAAATTATCATCTTGAGTTTTATTCAGATTTTTCTGAGGAGTTTGCGCAAATTATAATAGAAAATTTACAAAATCTTATTGGAATCAAAGCCAATTATATAACAAAAAATAATAAAATAAAGATATACGTGAAATCGTCTAAGGATATATTGAATACACTTGAATTACTTGGAGCCCACAAATCAGTGGAAAAGATATCAAATACAATAAAAGTTCGCGAATTAAAAAGCAATGTCTCGCGAACCTTTAACTTTATTTCAGCAAATGCGACAAAAACAGCAGAAAGCGCTTCTAAACAGATTGAAGATATAGAAATAATAGCTGAAAAGATGGGGCTGGAAAATCTTCCTGATGATTTAAGAGAAATAGCTCTTTATAGATTGGATAATGAAAGCGAAAGTTTAAGTGAAATGGCAGAAAGTTTGAACATTTCAAAATCTACGCTTTATTATAAAATGAAGAAAATATCAAAAATTGCTTCGAAAATAAAAAGGGGTGAAATAGAATGA